GCTCCTTACTCTGCTGTTAGTGCTATTCTTCCTTTGATTGTTGTCATTGGTGCTACTATGGTCAAAGAAGGTATTGAAGATTGGCAGAGGCAAAAACAGGTATGTTCATTGTTCGGagtcatggttgtaaaaatcccgactagtaTGTGGCTAGACGCTGATTAATCGCTAGTTGGAGGTTCACCGAGTAATTTTAATCTAACCGACTAGACGGTCAACGGCGGCCCTAGGCAGTCCTAGTTGACTAAAAATCGGCAGTTCCGGACAAATTCCGGCCAGTTACGAAACAAATTTAAGCAATTTTCCGGTCAAACCTCGTACATACATTTCGATGATTAATCTTGTCTACCTAAAAAATGAGCTGATGAAGGGTTATGTATATATAAAACTAAAGATTACGTATAAAAATCGCACACAAAAAATGTGTGCGTATGTATATATAAAACTGAAGATTACGTATAAAAATCTCAATCCGATTAATCTTATTAATCTCGATTAATCACTAGTCGGAGGTTCATCGAGTAACTTTTCTCTACTCGGCCAATTAATCGCTAGACGGTCAACAGCGGCCCTAGGCAGTCCTAATCCGTCAAAAATCGGCCGTTCCGGCCAAATTTCAGCAATTTTCCGGTCAAACCTCGTACATTTCGGTGATTAATCGTGTCTACTTAAAAAATAAGCTGATGAAGGGTTATAAGTTAAAACTTGTCTCAATCCGAAgattacatataaaaatctcaatccgattaatcctgattaatcgctagtcggtatCCACCGGTCGACTAACGGCTAGTcctgtttattttttattatttattcaaTTCGAAaacttttttttgaaaattagGCTTATAACTCTATTTTTGAATCTTGTGTTGTTTTAGGATCATGAGGTCAAcaatcgaaaagtcaaagttcATGTAGGCGGAGGCGAATTCAAAACAAGAGAATGGAAAAATCTAAGAGTTGGAGATGTAGTTAAAGTCGAAAAAGACGAGTTCTTTCCTGCTGATCTTCTGTTGCTTTCATCAAGCTATGAAGACGCAGTATGTTACGTCGAAACAATGAATTTAGACGGCGAAACAAATCTGAAGCTAAAACAATCACTAGACGCAACTTCAACAGTTCATAACGATTCAGATTTCAACACGTTCAGAGCCACTGTCAAATGCGAAGATCCAAACGCAAGTTTGTACACTTTTGTCGGAACAATGGAGTATCAAGAACAGCAGTATGCACTTTCGCCACAACAGCTTCTGTTACGCGATTCAAAGCTTAGAAACACGGATTATATATACGGTGTTGTGATCTTCACGGGCCATGATACGAAAGTGATCCAAAACTCTACAGAAGCACCTTCGAAACGAAGTGGGATCGAAAGAAGAATGGATACCATCATCTATTTCTTGTTCTTTATCTTGTTTCTAATGGCGTTTCTCGGGTCGGTTTATTTCGGGATTGTTACGAAAAGGGATTTAGATGGTGAcagacagaaaagatggtatttGGGTCCGGATAGAGCAAAAATATTTTTCGACCCGAATAGAGCTCCAGCTGCAGCAATATATCATTTTCTCACTGCTTTGTTACTGTATAGTTACTTGATACCGATTTCGTTATATGTCTCTATCGAGATTGTGAAAGTGTTGCAGACGATTTTCATCAACAACGATATTCATATGTACTATGAAGAAGCGGATAAACCGGCTCACGCTAGAACCTCGAATTTGACCGAAGAACTTGGTCAAATCGACACGATTTTGTCGGATAAAACCGGGACGTTGACTTGTAACTCGATGGAGTTCATCAAGTGTTCGGTGGCCGGGACCGCGTACGGGCGTGGTGTTACGGAAGTTGAACGAGCTATGGCTAAACGAACGGGGTCTCCGTTAATCGTTAACGGTAGAGATCAGCTTAATGATGAGAATACCGATGATGATTCAACATTATCGGTTAAAGGGTATAACTTTGAGGATGAACGGATCACGAATGGGTACTGGATTCATGAACCGCATTCGGATGTGATTCAGAAGTTTTTTCGGTTGTTAGCTATTTGTCATACTGCGATACCTGATGTGGATGAAGAAACGGGAAAAGTTACGTATGAAGCTGAATCACCGGATGAGGCTGCTTTTGTTATCGCTGCAAGAGAGCTCGGGTTCGAGTTCTACAAACGGACGCAAACAACCGTTTCGTTTATGGAGTTAGATCCGGTCACCAAGAAACAAGTCGAAAGGTAACAACTTTTTCGTGTTTTTCTTGTTTCGGGCAACGTTTTGGTATTGTATCTCTAATCTTTTTTATCGTTTGTTTGCAGGACGTATGAGCTTTTAAACGTTTTAGAGTTCAACAGTGCACGAAAGAGAATGTCCGTTATTGTTCGGGACGACACTGGAAAGCTACTTTTACTATGCAAAGGCGCAGACAGGTAAGTAAAAAACCGACAAAAAACAAGTCTTTATATCCATTACCAATCATCGTTGGTCgggttttaattttatttttgtgttGTGTTGTATTCAGTGTTATGTTCGATAGACTCGCTAAAAACGGGAGAGAATTCGAAGAGAGTACAAAAGAACACGTGAACGAGTATGCGGATGCAGGTTTAAGAACCTTAATTCTCGCTTATCGTGAACTCACCGAGGAAGAATACAAAGAGTTCAATGAAAAGTTCACGGAAGCCAAGAATTCGGTTAGTGTCGATCGCGATGAATTGATCGATGAAGCAACCGAAGGAATTGAAAAAGACTTGATACTTCTTGGCGCCACCGCCGTTGAGGACAAACTGCAAAAAGGGGTGAGTTTTTAAACACGAGATCTTCATTTTGTGAATCTTTTTTTCGGATTAACAAATGATATTTAACGCGCTTTTTTGTATTATTATCGTCTTTTATCAGGTTCCGGAATGCATCGACAAACTGGCTCAAGCGGGAATCAAGATTTGGGTTCTCACCGGTGATAAAATGGAAACCGCCATCAATATCGGGTAAGTTTTGTGTGTCTGCTTTCTTGTTTCGACATCTTGTTGACTTGTTTCGACATCTTGTTGACTTGTTTCGACATCTTTTGCAGGTTTGCTTGTAGTTTGCTTAGACAAGGAATGAAACAGATTATTATAACGTTGGAGTCCCCGGAAATCATAGCAGCCGAAAAAGACGGGGACAAAACCGTAATTTCCAAGGTGTCGAAAGAGAGCGTTAAAAAGCAGATACTAGCCGGAAAGGCTCAGCTTACTGCTTCAACCACTGATCCGTTCGCACTCATCATTGATGGAAAATCTCTAGCGTACGCTCTCCATGACGACATTAAAAACACGTTTTTGGAGCTTGCGGTCGGTTGCGCGTCTGTCATCTGCTGTCGGTCTTCCCCTAAACAGAAAGCACTGGTTACGAGACTCGTGAAAGAAGGAACTGGAAAGACCACTTTAGCTATTGGTGACGGGGCGAATGATGTGGGAATGCTTCAAGAAGCTGACATTGGTATCGGGATTAGCGGTGTTGAAGGAATGCAGGCGGTTATGTCGAGTGATATCGCGATTGCTCAGTTTCGGTTTCTTGAACGGTTGCTGTTGGTGCATGGACATTGGTGTTACAGAAGAATTTCTTCAATGGTATGAATCTTCATCATTTGTCTTAAACACCTCCAATTAAGGGTCGTAAACCGTCGAAACCGGCCAAAACGCTGAAACCGAAGAAATTCGGCCGGTTTGAAATATGTACCATCCGGTTCACGGTTCGGTTTTAACGGTTTGCTAGTTTATGGTTCAGTTATCGGGTTTGAACTTGATACCGGTCGTTTTAACATATACATATACAATTTTCGTCAAAACCGGACCGTAAATGGTAAACACGTTACATACAATTTCTGCTATATCACCCAACTGAAATCTAAAACCGTTGTTTCACATTTACAGATTTGCTACTTCTTCTACAAAAACATCGTATTCGGAACCACCGTATTCCTCTACGAAGCATACGCCTCCTTCTCAGGCCAACCCGCGTACAACGACTGGTACCTCTCTCTCTACAACGTCTTCTTCACATCACTCCCCGCCATCGCTTTAGGCGTGTTCGACCAAGACGTATCAGCTCGGTTCTGCCTCAAGTTCCCCTTACTATACCAAGAAGGCGTCCAAAACACACTCTTCCGCTGGCGCCGCATATTCGGCTGGATGCTCAACGGTCTAGCCAGCGGCGTCATAATCTTCTTCCTCTGCATCCGGTCCCTAGACCCCGAATCTTATCGAAAAAACGGAAAAACCGCGGGGATGGAAGTAGTGGGGGccacaatatacacatgtgtagtatggGTAGCTAACTGTCAAATGGCACTTGCAGTTAGTTATTTTACATTAATTCAACACGTGTTTATATGGGGTGGTATAATCCTGTGGTACTTGTTTTTACTGGCGTATGGCGCAATGCCGACGAGTATATCGACAACTGCTTACAAGGTGTTTGTTGAAACGCTTGTACCGGCGCCAAGTTATTGGGTTGTGACTTTATTTGTTGTGATAGCTGCATTGGTCCCGTACTTCTGTTATAAGGCGGTACAGATGCGGTTTTTCCCGGCTTACCATGGGATGATACAGTGGATTAGGTATGAAGGGAATACGGATGATCCGGAGTATGTTAACATGGTGAGGCAACGGTCGATAAGGACCACGACGGTTGGGTTTACGGCGAGGTCTATAGCGAGGGATAATAATTTGTATCACTTGAACTTGGAACGGCAAGCGCCTAAATGATGATGGTTTATATTGATAGGATTTGGTGGTTGTATAGATGGTGGTAGTAAAAGATTTTGGTAGTTGTTTTGGTAAAGAATTTGTATTCTTTAATTGGTGTTTTGTTGTTGTACCGATTTCCTGAAGTTCAGGGCTGTGAAGTTTTGTTGTAAATTAGGGAAATTGCGTATAGATTGAAGAGAATATCATGTCTTATAATCTGCTTAGgaggtgtttgttttttcttcaaacatcttcagGGGAGCTGATGTTGCAGGCGTGCAGACGTTAcccttgaagactgtttgtttttttcttttaaacagatCTGAAAATGGCTTTTTTCAgcttaaaaaaaagttatgacaccctttcttcaaacatcttcacaAAAAACTCTCCTCCCTCATATACGTTCTGAACTCAAATTTCAACCAAAATTGGACCACCACCACTGCCGTAAACCGGTGTTAATAAGACGAGATCAGTGGCGGAATTGCGTAAACCGGTAGGAAACCGGAGGAAGTTGTTAAGAAATCTCCGTCGCCAGTGACTGTGGCGGTTAATTTGAGATCTAAGGATTCTAATAATGCAAATCAAAGCTTTCCTTGCTTGTTTATAGCTTTACGTCTAAGGCTCGAGCTCAAATCGCTAATAAATTTTAGCTCGTCTTGATTTTtatttgtcaaatacttaattaTTAGCTCTAGTTCTTTTATGTATGACAAAATATCTATTAGGGagtcgctaaaatgaaaaccacccccagttgtaataACCGTGAGAatcactctccaccaatcagattATGCCAACCAAAAGGGTATTTAGGTAATTTTGTTTATATGTCTTTTGTCATTTGTCCTGTCTCTATATTAATGTCACTTtcatctctctctcttcatttcacttcatcatcttcgtttcatttcattttgaaaCTCTCAGATCATCATCTTCATTTCATTTTTTGAAAACTCTcagatcatcatcttcatcggcGAGAAGACCAACCACCCCTCGGCGACAAGACCCACACCGACGACCACCCAAACACCAAACACCAAACCCAGACGCCCCCAATTTCTCCGGCGACCCACCTCCTTCTCCGGCGACAAGACCAACGACCCCTCGTTTCTCCGGCTACAAGACCGACGACCCCTCCTTCAGTCGCCGGAGTTTCGATCGCTGTAGGCGAAGGGTGGGGTTGTGGTGGTGTGTTTTTTACGGCGACGGTGGTGAAGGGTGCCGGTGAGGATTGACGGCgacggtggtggcggtgctgGTGTTGGAGGCGGTGACTGTGTGAGCGGCGGTGGATGAACCCTTGGACGACGCCGCCGCACAGGGGTGTGGGTGTGGCATAAACCCTCGTCGGTTGTTTTACGGCTGATGATGTTGCTGCGTTTGTTGGTGCTTTTGAATGTTTTAACCTGGAAACAATtgttttgagtttcttggtgagaatttttaattttgtataaattgatgattttttttttgttgggttaaATGAAGGTATGGATTCAAAGGATTTTGGGTGTCTTTTTGGAAGTTTGAACAGTGAATTATGTGGGTTTGATTTGTTGTAAAAATTGGGGGTTTCTTGATTTttgtatgatttttttatgtttgGTATGGATTTGTAGGATTTTGAGTGTCTTTTTTGGTAGATTTGAACAGTGAACTATGTGGGTTTTGATCTGTTGGTATTGGgcggtgatgatgcaaaaaaaaaacaaaaaaacgtaTATTTTGATGACAATGGCGCGGCAAGGTTGGTGGATGGTAgatttttgaacctgcaaccccacctTGCAGCCtttgattatcggaaaatctgagtcaaaccccgtttttttcaagaatccacacattgttttgatttttgttgttggttttttatatttttttcccagtcgatgatgataacaatctatctgagacacctaccgagttgcgatttctgggtgcgttcgttttgtgTAAAAAGGTTTTTGTACAAAAAAAGttaaaaccgtaaactttttaacgtaaaatgtaaatttTTTAACATAGAATgtaaaacgtaaagtttttaatgtaaaacgtacaacgtaaattttttaacgtaaaacataaacttgttaacgtaaaacataaattttttaacgtaaaacgtaaaacttttaacgtaaaacataaagcgtaaactttttaacgtaaaacgtaaagtttttaacataaaaataaaattgttttGGTTTAAAAATCTGGATCTAAAATGGTTTTTAGTAAAaaattatgttttaaaaaaacaagtaatataataatacaaaaaataataaaaaaacaataaagacaaaaaggcaAAACTGAGTAAATTTTTAACTaaccttttggattaaaatattaaagacataataagacaaaaagtatttaatattagttttaattacttttaatctcatccatccattttaaagatctaatggttgaaaAGTGGTTctatcggttcttacaactgggggtggttttcattttagtggCCCCCATATCTAttaactagttatttttatgATAGTtgtatgtataatatatatatagaaacggcaAGAATCAGCAAGCAGATCAACGTATGCGATTTCAACGCGTAGCGCGTGTGTGCGCGACATTTAATGCCATATTAGCAAAATACTAATATTTTGAGTATAAAAATAattgttttaatatataaactAATTTGTATTAAAATTTACACGAGAAAACGAGAATTTTGACACAAGAACAAGCTGAAACGGAGTTGTGTGCAGACAATGGTGGGCTTAAGAAGGATGGGCTTGGCTGATGGGCTTCAAAGTTCAAACCCACTCCACCAAACCCTAGGTATATAAATCCCTATATACCTCCAGATCATTCATTATTCACAAACACTTTATCTCTCTACCTCCATTCTCTCTAACCTCTCTCTACATTCTCTCTCTCTAGAACACAAGATACGTTGACTAGAATCCAGCCACCACACGGCGGAGCCGTGGCGGCGGCGGCAGCCGACCACAACGACACGTACCAGCGGTGGTTTTTCGGCGAACCTTTTGGCGACCGTTTTCCGGCCAAAGGTACACTTTTTCTACTAATTTCGACGTTCCGAACACCATGGTGAGGTCCATTTTCTCTAATTTAGAGCGGTTTGAGCCGTAGAGCAACTCTAAAGATAATTCCGGCCAAATTCTGTcaagtttgttttcaagttttctCTTCATGCATGTCAAGATCTTACTTTGAAGGATGTTGGTATTGCTTATCCAAACTATGTCAAGATCTTGCTTTTAGGAGCCTCCAACTTATTTATAGTTAACTTCAACATGTACATCATACCACATTAAATGGTACATCTTCCGAAGCAATCCGAAATGAGCCTACCTCCACTCGTACCGAATTTTAGAGACCTAGCGAATTGCGACCCTGTTTCAGGTTCACGTACCGGAGCGTACCACGAACCATGTGACTTTGCTACTAACATTGCAAAAACGTCATTAAGAATTGATGGTATTAAATACGTGGTTGATCAGGGAACTGTTAAGATGAGGTGCTACGACGTGTGTACGCGAATGGAATCACTAAGCGTCACACCTATATCCAAAGCATCTGCAATGAAACGGGCGGGTCAAGCTAGATGAAAAGGGCGGGATGTGCTTTAGACTGTATATTGCTGACTATCTTGATTGTATGGATGATAACACGGTCCCAGAGATCCAACGAACAGACCTCGCAAATGTTGTCCTCAGTTTAAAGGCTCTCGGGTTCCATGAATTGGTGAAGTCTGATTTTATGGACCCACCACCAAATGAGGCGTTACACAAAGCTTTTAAGCTACTACATAGCTTAAGCGCACTCGAGGAAGGTTCTGATCAGTTGACACAATTGGGTAAAAAGATGGCACGAATTCCACTTGATCCAATGTTGTCCAGGATGATCGTTGCATCAGACAAGTATAAGTGCTCAAATGAGATCATTTCAATTGTCGCGATGCTATCCGTTGGAAGTTCTATTTTCTACGGTCCAAAAGATGATAAAGTGAGGGTGATGTTTGAGATCACATGGCACTGCTTAAGGTATGTTGGCAGATCTTATCCATATGAGTGTATCTGAAAACATTGATATCTCCACTAATAGCCGGTGTATTCATTATGTTATATACGTGTATAATGGTTGGAAAAAATCCAATTTTTCTAAAGACTGGTGCCACAAGAATTACATCAAAGCGAGCTGCATGGAGCGGGCTCGATCGATCAGAATCCCGTTGGATAGCATGTTACCAAGAGTTGACATCAAGGCAACGTCAAACGCCGAGAATTCGGAAGCGATCATGAAAGTAGCGTCCATGAAAGTTGTGATCACAGGTACCACAAAAGCGGATTCCTTAGATTTTTATGATTGTTGTGTACTAACCTGATGAGAGGCGATCTCTTGAAGCCACTTTGGTTCGATTTCACTAACGTGTAGCATTAGCATGTAATCCTCCTCCTTCCTCATGCGTACAAGCTTGTGGTATACCACAAGTCTTGAAGGCAccttaacaaaaaaaaacaaacataaacagCCAAGATATACACATATACAACATGCACTTCCACATGTGAAGACAAACAAAGTACCTCGGCTATCATGCCAAGGATTTTGATGAGATGTTCGTAAAGAAAATACCCCGTGGAGTGGGGCGGGCAACCATGGATTGATCCGGAAGAAGAAATGAGTTTTGATCGGATGACTGTTTTGCATATACTCTGTTGATAAGAAAGAGATCTTTTTGTTAGATGAGATTAAACCAGTTTTGCATATACGGTGTTGATAAGAAGTCTTTGATTTGTTTGTTAGATTGCATATATGGTGTTGGTAAGAGTTCTTTGATTTGTTAGATTGCATATATGGTACTGTTGATAAGAAGCCTTTTGCATATGCTACAGTTTTTCCTATCAAATATGATCTATACATACATGCGTTATCTGTATTTGTTGTTTTTCCTCTTCAACTGATTACTCAAGTtagggttaagttattctacaaagactCCTAATTGTaaaaagtgtaagaaggatttatagagcgACAAGTGACCAAtaacctaaaacctaaacccactacaccaccacccaaaacctaaacacccacccccacccaaaaacctaacccccccccccacccacttcctctcgacaatttttttttttttggtgggtgatagggggg
This genomic stretch from Helianthus annuus cultivar XRQ/B chromosome 8, HanXRQr2.0-SUNRISE, whole genome shotgun sequence harbors:
- the LOC110872136 gene encoding putative phospholipid-transporting ATPase 9 — protein: MGTGRKKRLHFSKIYSFKCGRNRFEDDHSQIGGPGFSRVVYCNETGVSEAASQSYADNYVRSTKYTPMTFLPKSLFEQFRRVANFYFLVTGILSFTELAPYSAVSAILPLIVVIGATMVKEGIEDWQRQKQDHEVNNRKVKVHVGGGEFKTREWKNLRVGDVVKVEKDEFFPADLLLLSSSYEDAVCYVETMNLDGETNLKLKQSLDATSTVHNDSDFNTFRATVKCEDPNASLYTFVGTMEYQEQQYALSPQQLLLRDSKLRNTDYIYGVVIFTGHDTKVIQNSTEAPSKRSGIERRMDTIIYFLFFILFLMAFLGSVYFGIVTKRDLDGDRQKRWYLGPDRAKIFFDPNRAPAAAIYHFLTALLLYSYLIPISLYVSIEIVKVLQTIFINNDIHMYYEEADKPAHARTSNLTEELGQIDTILSDKTGTLTCNSMEFIKCSVAGTAYGRGVTEVERAMAKRTGSPLIVNGRDQLNDENTDDDSTLSVKGYNFEDERITNGYWIHEPHSDVIQKFFRLLAICHTAIPDVDEETGKVTYEAESPDEAAFVIAARELGFEFYKRTQTTVSFMELDPVTKKQVERTYELLNVLEFNSARKRMSVIVRDDTGKLLLLCKGADSVMFDRLAKNGREFEESTKEHVNEYADAGLRTLILAYRELTEEEYKEFNEKFTEAKNSVSVDRDELIDEATEGIEKDLILLGATAVEDKLQKGVPECIDKLAQAGIKIWVLTGDKMETAINIGFACSLLRQGMKQIIITLESPEIIAAEKDGDKTVISKVSKESVKKQILAGKAQLTASTTDPFALIIDGKSLAYALHDDIKNTFLELAVGCASVICCRSSPKQKALVTRLVKEGTGKTTLAIGDGANDVGMLQEADIGIGISGVEGMQAVMSSDIAIAQFRFLERLLLVHGHWCYRRISSMICYFFYKNIVFGTTVFLYEAYASFSGQPAYNDWYLSLYNVFFTSLPAIALGVFDQDVSARFCLKFPLLYQEGVQNTLFRWRRIFGWMLNGLASGVIIFFLCIRSLDPESYRKNGKTAGMEVVGATIYTCVVWVANCQMALAVSYFTLIQHVFIWGGIILWYLFLLAYGAMPTSISTTAYKVFVETLVPAPSYWVVTLFVVIAALVPYFCYKAVQMRFFPAYHGMIQWIRYEGNTDDPEYVNMVRQRSIRTTTVGFTARSIARDNNLYHLNLERQAPK